ATAAAGTTAatcaaataattttgaaatagataaaagacTGATaaaatttatctattatttCAAAAAGTAGTTAttaagtttccaaaaaaaagtagtaattaataaaaacaattTCAGTCGATCATGATAATCAGTTTtagatttatataaaaaatcttTTTAAGTATGAGTAATAATTATTGAttggaaatataaattgcaaTATTTTGCTGTAGGGTATCGTAAAATCGTCCAAGTTGTAAACTATATATAACACCCTCCTTCCTCCATTCCAAATCACAGTAACTTTCTCATCTTCAGAGTCTAAAtaacactttcaaaaaaaaagtctaaATAACAAGCACTCTGCCTACACAAGGGATCACAAGAATTTTCTACCAGTTAATCGCAACCATGGTTCTTCCTCAATTTGAGTGCTTCATGGCTGAGGACAAGACATCACAACAGAGTGATAGCAACTCCacttcttcttttttgtttggtttggtGGACTTTCTCACATGCCAAACATGTTTTCACAAAATCCTCATGTTTTTCTCAACTTTAAAGTTTTTCTTTCTGTGCCAAATTCACCCTAGTAATAACTCAGAGGTAAGGGAAGAgttagaggaggaggaggagcaggtTTCAGAATCTGACCAAGAGAGTGAGTACTACTCAAGCTACTCAAGTGAGGAGCATATTGAAAGGGATGAAGTGAAGATGGTGATGGAAAATTTGGGATTGTTTTACAGTTCAGAAAGTGAGGAACTGAATGACAATTATGGTTCCAATGAGATTTCAGAATTGTTTGAGGATCAGGAGCCAAGTGTGGAGGAGTTGAAGAAGGCTTTTGATGTGTTTGATGAGAACAGAGATGGGTTTATTGATGCCAAGGAGCTGCAGAGCGTTCTCTCTGTTTTGGGATTCAAGGAAGCAGCAGAAATTGAGGACTGCCAGATTATGATCAAGAAATTTGATGAAAATCAAGATGGGAGAATTGATTTGATTGAGTTTGAAAAAATTATGCAAAATAGCTTCTgctgaattattttttttccatctaGTACaatgattaatatttttttcaggtGTAAATCTGTTTGGAAAATTTGATAGTTGTTCTAATACATGACTTTCCCTAGATTCCAACTTTTTCTTTAATATACGAGCTTATTGGATATGTTTTTACCTCTAAATTATGCTATTTGTTATCATCAACCTTAAAATCTAAccaattgaaaaataaatacatAGGAAAGATTGTAATTTTGGCCAGCCCTCATCATGTATAATTGGAACGCTTCCATGAGCTAAAATTCATGAAAATAGCATACAAAGAAAAATCCAAAGAGAGATGAACTTAATTATATCTATCACTACAAAAAACAAGGTTAATTTGCATCGGTAAAAAATGGACACGAACAAGGAAAAAACCGATGCCACAGCTAATTTATCGTCAGTCAAATTTAATGTCGGTGTTAGCCGACGCTAATCCAACGCTATTTACTTTAACAAAAGGGCAATTCTAATGTATTGTTTTAGTGTCGATTGTATAAGTTGCCTCTAACTTAGTCGCTTTAGCACGGGCTATTAAGCTTTCGAAGAATCCAGTAATGCATGGTCGTTGTAAGCATATTGATGTTTGTTTTCACTTCCTTGATGCAATGTGGCACACAAGAACAAGTGGCTGATATTATGACCAAACCACTCAAGCTGGATGTTTTGTTGAAGCTACGCAGGTCTCTAGGAGTTTGTTGAGAGAGTGATATAAACTGATTGCATAGTTTAAGGGAGGATTTGTTAGTCAGTTTATGATTTCCCTGTTTTTAGGAGTTGTTATTTACTTTGAATTAGTCTATCATGTTGTTGTTAGGAAGTGTTAGTAGTGGTTTGAATAACGTGGGTTATTTCTTGATTTCAGTTTCTCATATGTGTAAGGCTATATATTAGCCAAGCAGCCCAAgctgtttctttcaatttcctTATCTTTCACATACTTGTTTTGGTTCTCAAGTCTCAACACACCGTTCCTTTGCGTCCGATCCCAAGTTCGACCAGGTCATGTTGCTGCCGCCTCGTGTTCTCGAATCTCTGAGTGTTGAGAGGAAGATGAGGCACTATGAAAGGATGGAGACCGTGAACAAGAATGACATCGCCTTCGCGGCGACATGGATTTGGACGAGTGGATCTCTAAGGTCAGAGATGGACAACACCTTCTCGAAGAACACTTTCAACTTCTCTGCGAATATGTATGTTTACTATGGTATGTTCTTGCTTCTTCTTCGCTCTTAAATTTGAATGTGATCTCAATAGTGCATTTTGATCACTTTCAAGAGGTGTGTGATTAAcgtttttttgataataatgtCAATTGTAGGACGATGTTGTTTGGGTAATAGGTCAGAGGTCAAATTTGAgtatgctcttttttttttttccttttatttggtTGGAAATTATGTCCAGAAAATGCAATGATGGATCTGATGAAAATTGTTTGTTTATTATTTCAGATTGCAGATATGTCTCCACCCATTGAGACTCCAAACAAGGTTCCCAACATCAACCTCTTAATGAGAGGATTCTTTCATCCATGGCTAGGAGATCTGTTGCTGCACACCCTTGGCATGATCTATAGATAGGTAAGCAAGATGTTAGAGAATACCGAATATAAACTTACTTAGCATAGGAAGACTTGAGCATCACTGGATTGCTCAGTTGATGACTAGTCATATGTTCTCCATGCCCGAATATTAAAAGATCATTACATATTTTACTGAGATTTGGGTTACTGGTGTTTCTTGTGTTCTgatcaaattaaaataagaagtCCTGAAAATCATACTTCCATTGTATGAAGACCCTTCTTCCAAGATGATTTTGGTTTTGACATCACCCATTTCTCTCCAGTCTTACTCAACAGATCTAACAGTCTAATATAAAAGGGGAAGGGGGGAAGGAGTGCTAGCCTGCTAGAGAGAAAGCAATGGGGAGGTTTAAGTAGACCATTCTTTATAGATAATACATGCGTATGAACTGAATTGCTGTCTCTTACCTTCCTATAAGTTTTCTTTGGTTCACTCACTCTTTGATCGGCTCAACTTCTCTTTTCCAGAACAAAGAAACAGAAAGAATTTGTTGAGGTTCCTCAGTTTGAGATCAAAGCCTTATATTATTTGGAAATACAAGCATCAAGGAGTTTCTCTTCAGGTTCTTAGTTTATCTATTGATCTAATTTTTGTGTTCCACTTAGTTCAATTAATTGCTTGCTTCTttcgtttaaaaaaaaaaggattttcTTATCAGTCATAAGCATACTTTTGTTAAAGAATTCCTTTATTTAAAACTATCATTTAATATCCTTAATTTCATGTCTCATGGGAATATGATGCAGTCATATGCATGTCTAAAGGGCCAAAATGAACACGCTCCATGAAATTTGTGTGAGACTTAAGCCTATGTATCATATTGCTCTTAGCATTACCTGTTTGTTGTTCAATTAGTATTTATGTCAAACTTTAACATGTTATTTTAGGTGGTTTTCATCAAACCAGCTGAATCAAACTGTTATAACCATGCCAAAAGAAACTTTATTTCACATACATGCACCTAATAATATACATTACCACATGCTTACACTTCACGGTAGGTAATGAAAGTAATGAGTATCATTCAAATGCACACAATTAAACTAAAAGTCTGTATCTACCTTGTTGTTTATTATTTTCCAAATAATTCAGAAAAAATGAATCTTTCACTGAACCTGTAGGCTGTAGCACACAATCAACATCGTTCAGGTGCCAATATAAGGAtagaagaggaagatagtgTGTTGTGTCAGTTTCTTCCCATTGTGGGAGAGAAAACTTTTTCACGGGGCCGTGTCCATTTCTTCCCTTCCCCTCATTTTCCCGTGTCATCCAAACTCATGGAATAGTGTTTTCCAGCTAACTTCCTTCCTTTTATCTTCCTTCCTGCCATATTTCCTAGAAACAAACACACCATTATACCGCTTGGTTATAGAGGCTCTAATACCATGTCTAACAACAAATTATCCCAAAAATTTAACATATTAAATAAAGACtacatgaataattttatattattatttctaacagtATCAATCTCATCAGGAAAGAACTAAAGGAGACAGTTGTGTGACCATAATTACTCAAGCAAAGATttgtattgaatttttttttgtcttttcatGTTAACACATGTAACCTAGTCACCTAGACCAGAATATTATCTTGTCAGTCTGTTGACATACTATATGTGTCTTTCGGGTATCATTTCATTATCAACTTCTTGTGATAATGAACCGCTAAGTTCTGTCATCctcttttttttataggcaaatgttagttgttagtaagattagtaaattagtacttctcagggttcgaaccctggatcCCCCTTTATCCCACCAAACTCTTAAgtctctagctcttaccacttgagttatgcTTCAGGGACTATTATTCTCTTAATATTAACATGCAAGGGCCTCATAATTACTAACTTTATAGCAGTGAACTCTCTTGATCAATGGTAGATGCTTGATCGATAACTATCATCATTATAATTGAGTTTGTAAGTGATATTTTTACACATATAAATGACTTTCCACTTTCATACATGTTTAATCATATACCATGATCATCATGtctttttgtttaaaaataagGTCCTTATTCGATAGTTTAAAAGTTTATAGGCTGAAACTTTTTTTGAGCCCTAATTACACATCTAAACTTTCCTGACTCTTCTCTTTCCCCTTGCGTAACTTCCACAACTAAGTAGTGACATCAATGGAGCTAGACTTTGATCCCCTAGGCTACTCGCGTGCTGGAAGTGATACAATTATTAGGTATTGTCCTATTGCAGTAGGACGAGGAATTGAACAAAATGCGTGAAGTATGTATTTTTGTCATTCAAAAGAATGACAAAAAATTTGTCATTCAAAAGAATGACAAAAATATATACTTCACGCATTTTGTTCAATTCCAAACATTACCGTCCTATTGCAATAACACAAAAccaaataattttattatttccaGCACGAGAGTAGCCTCGAGGATCACATCCTAGCTCCATCGATGTCACTCCTTAGTTGTGCAAGTTCTGCAAGGGGAGGGGAAATGAAAGGGTCAGGAAAGTTTAGCCGTGTAATTAgggctcaatttttttttcagccTATAAATTTTTAAACTATAAAATAATGGCCTAATTTTCAAACAAAAAGACATCATGATCCTAGTATACCATTAAGCATCTAACACAAACATAGGGGAAAATACTAGAAAATTCCATTAATATAATTGAGTTTGTAAGTGGCATTTACACATATAAATGACTTTCCACTTTGATACATGTTTAATCATATACCATGATCATCATGTctttttgtttaaaaattatGTCCTTATTCGATAGTTTAAAAATGTATAGGCTGAAACTTTTTTTGAGCCATAATTACACATCTAAACTTTCCTGACTCTTCGCTTTCCCCTTACGGAACTTCCACAACTAAGTAGTGACATCAATGGAGCTAGACTGTGATCCCCAAGGCTACTGGCGTGCTGGAAATGATACAATTATTAGGGGTTGTCCTATTGCAGTAGGACGAGGAATTGAACAAAATGCGTGAAATATgtatttttgtcttcaaagaAAGACAAAAATACATACTTCTCGCATTTTGTTCAATTCCAAACATTACCGTCCTATTGCAATAACACAAAACcaaataattttatcatttcTAGCACGAGAGTAGCCTCGAGGATCACATCCTAGCTCCATCGATGTCACTCCTTAGTTGTGGAAGTTATGCAAGGGGAGGGGAAAGGGAAGGGTCAGGAAAGTTTAGCCGTGTAATTAGGGATCATAAAAATTTTCAGCCTATAAACTTTTAAACTATATAATAAGGGCCTAATTTTCAAACAAAAAGACATCATGATCCTAGTATACCATTAAGTATCTAACCATAGGggaaaataatagaaaataccATTAATATAATTGTGTTTGTAAGTGGCATTTACACATACAAATGACTTTCCACTTTGATACATGTTTAATCATATACCATGATCATCATGTctttttgtttaaaaattagGTCCTTATTCGATAGTTTAAAAGTTTATAGGCTGAAACTTTTTTTGAGCCCTAATTACACATCTAAACTTTCCTGACTCTTCCCCTTCCCCTTGCGTAACTTCCACAACTAAGTAGTGACATCAATGGAGCTAGACTGTGATCCCCTAGGCTACTCGTGTGCTGGAAATGATACAATTATTAGGTATTGTCCTATTGCAGTAGGACGAGGAATTGAACAAAATGCGTGATGTATGTATTTTTGTCATTCAAAG
This is a stretch of genomic DNA from Lotus japonicus ecotype B-129 chromosome 1, LjGifu_v1.2. It encodes these proteins:
- the LOC130728010 gene encoding probable calcium-binding protein CML45, with protein sequence MVLPQFECFMAEDKTSQQSDSNSTSSFLFGLVDFLTCQTCFHKILMFFSTLKFFFLCQIHPSNNSEVREELEEEEEQVSESDQESEYYSSYSSEEHIERDEVKMVMENLGLFYSSESEELNDNYGSNEISELFEDQEPSVEELKKAFDVFDENRDGFIDAKELQSVLSVLGFKEAAEIEDCQIMIKKFDENQDGRIDLIEFEKIMQNSFC